In Streptomyces sp. NBC_01707, a genomic segment contains:
- a CDS encoding cytochrome P450: MTQPPAPPAGCPVPHGPAPLSGPRFQTEPTRLYREMRRDHGAVAPVVLDGDVPAWLVLGYRELHQLTNDPVLFSRDSDLWNQWDRIPDDWPLLPMIGRKQPSILYTVGPRHTERAAMISNALEAVDPFALKRYAEDFADTLIDRFCSKGGTDIIADYAMLLPALVLAKIYGFGSDTGFALVGSINDMIDGRERALAGQQHLASSMIQLLVDKHAEPADDVATRMLADPGGFTDEEIVQDLMVMMAAGHQPTADWMGNSLRLMLTDDRFAASLSGGRHSVAEAMNEVLWEDTPTQNVAGRWASRDTHLGGRHIQAGDLLLLGIAAANGDPQVRTDGSSLTGGNNAFLSFGHGEHRCPFPAQETAEVIARTGIEVLLDRLPDLDLAAPAEDLTRRPSPWLRGLTDLPVTFTPTPALGGH, translated from the coding sequence GTGACCCAGCCCCCGGCGCCCCCCGCCGGCTGCCCCGTCCCGCACGGCCCCGCGCCGCTCTCCGGCCCCCGGTTCCAGACCGAACCGACCCGGCTGTACCGGGAGATGCGTCGAGACCACGGAGCCGTGGCGCCTGTCGTCCTCGACGGCGACGTACCCGCCTGGCTCGTCCTCGGCTACCGCGAACTGCACCAGCTGACCAACGACCCGGTGCTGTTCAGCCGCGACTCCGACCTGTGGAACCAGTGGGACCGGATCCCGGACGACTGGCCTCTGCTGCCGATGATCGGCCGGAAGCAGCCGTCGATCCTGTACACGGTCGGACCGCGCCACACCGAGCGCGCCGCGATGATCAGCAATGCGCTGGAGGCCGTCGACCCGTTCGCGCTCAAGCGGTACGCGGAGGACTTCGCGGACACGCTCATCGACCGGTTCTGCTCCAAGGGCGGGACCGACATCATCGCCGACTACGCGATGCTGCTCCCGGCGCTCGTCCTGGCGAAGATCTACGGCTTCGGCAGTGACACCGGATTCGCGCTCGTCGGCTCGATCAACGACATGATCGACGGCAGGGAGCGGGCCCTCGCCGGGCAGCAGCACCTCGCCTCGTCCATGATCCAGTTGCTGGTCGACAAGCACGCCGAGCCCGCCGACGACGTCGCCACCCGGATGCTCGCCGACCCCGGCGGCTTCACCGACGAGGAGATCGTCCAGGACCTGATGGTCATGATGGCCGCGGGCCACCAGCCGACCGCCGACTGGATGGGCAACTCGCTGCGGCTGATGCTCACCGACGACCGGTTCGCCGCGTCCCTGTCGGGCGGCCGGCACAGCGTCGCCGAAGCGATGAACGAGGTCCTCTGGGAGGACACCCCGACGCAGAACGTGGCGGGCCGCTGGGCGTCGCGCGACACCCACCTCGGCGGCCGCCACATCCAGGCGGGCGACCTGCTGCTGCTCGGCATCGCCGCCGCCAACGGGGATCCGCAGGTCCGCACCGACGGCTCGTCACTGACCGGTGGCAACAACGCGTTCCTCTCCTTCGGCCACGGCGAGCACCGCTGCCCGTTCCCGGCCCAGGAGACCGCCGAGGTCATCGCCCGCACCGGCATCGAGGTGCTGCTGGACCGGCTGCCTGACCTCGACCTCGCCGCCCCCGCCGAAGACCTGACCCGGCGCCCGTCACCGTGGCTGCGTGGCCTGACCGACCTGCCCGTGACGTTCACTCCCACTCCCGCCCTTGGAGGCCATTGA
- a CDS encoding cytochrome P450, with amino-acid sequence MTRIALDPFVADLDGESARLRAAGPLAEVELPGGVHCYAVTHHAEARQLLTDSRVVKDINVWTAWQRGEIPMDWPLIGLANPGRSMLTVDGADHRRLRTLVAQALTVKRVERLRAGIEALTTASLDRLSALPRGERVDLKAEFAYPLPMNVISELMGVDGADHPRLKELFEKFFSTQTPPEEVPQMMADLGALFTKIVDAKRENPGDDLTSALIAASENGDHLTDEEIVNTLQLIIAAGHETTISLIVNAVVALQTHPEQRKQVLGGEVPWENVIEETLRWNTPTSHVLIRFATEDVEVGDKVLPKGEALIVSFGALGRDEAQYGPTAGDFDVTRSPNRHIAFGHGPHVCPGAALSRLEAGVALPALYERFPDLELAVPASELRNKPIVTQNDLHDLPVELG; translated from the coding sequence ATGACCCGGATCGCGCTTGACCCCTTCGTCGCCGACCTCGACGGCGAGAGCGCCCGGCTGCGCGCGGCGGGCCCGCTCGCCGAGGTGGAGCTGCCCGGCGGGGTGCACTGCTACGCGGTCACCCACCACGCCGAGGCGCGGCAGCTGCTCACCGACAGCCGGGTGGTCAAGGACATCAACGTCTGGACCGCCTGGCAGCGTGGCGAGATACCGATGGACTGGCCGCTGATCGGCCTCGCCAACCCGGGCCGTTCCATGCTGACGGTCGACGGCGCGGACCACCGCCGGCTGCGCACCCTGGTCGCGCAGGCACTGACCGTTAAGCGGGTGGAGCGGCTGCGGGCCGGCATCGAGGCGCTGACGACGGCGAGCCTGGACCGGCTCTCGGCGCTGCCCCGGGGCGAGCGGGTCGACCTGAAGGCGGAGTTCGCGTACCCGCTGCCGATGAACGTGATCAGCGAGCTGATGGGCGTGGACGGTGCCGACCACCCGCGGCTGAAGGAGCTCTTCGAGAAGTTCTTCTCGACGCAGACGCCGCCGGAGGAGGTCCCGCAGATGATGGCGGACCTCGGCGCCCTCTTCACGAAGATCGTCGACGCCAAGCGCGAGAACCCGGGCGACGATCTGACGAGCGCGCTGATCGCGGCCTCCGAGAACGGCGACCACCTCACCGACGAGGAGATCGTCAACACCCTGCAGCTGATCATCGCGGCGGGTCACGAGACGACGATCAGCCTGATCGTGAACGCGGTCGTCGCCCTCCAGACCCACCCCGAGCAGCGCAAGCAGGTACTCGGCGGGGAGGTGCCGTGGGAGAACGTGATCGAGGAGACCCTGCGCTGGAACACCCCGACCTCGCACGTGCTGATCCGGTTCGCCACCGAGGACGTCGAAGTCGGCGACAAGGTGCTGCCGAAGGGCGAGGCGCTGATCGTCTCCTTCGGTGCGCTCGGCCGCGACGAGGCGCAGTACGGGCCGACCGCCGGTGACTTCGATGTCACCCGCTCCCCCAACCGCCACATCGCGTTCGGCCACGGCCCGCATGTGTGCCCCGGGGCGGCGCTGTCGCGGCTGGAGGCGGGGGTGGCGCTGCCCGCGCTGTACGAGCGGTTCCCGGATCTGGAGCTCGCCGTCCCGGCCTCCGAGCTGCGGAACAAGCCGATCGTCACCCAGAACGACCTGCACGACCTGCCGGTCGAGCTGGGCTGA
- a CDS encoding ATP/GTP-binding protein — MDSVTSDRSALQATADNGLKIVVVGGFGVGKTTMVRSVSEIRPLNTEETMTRAGETVDRLDGVHAKSSTTVAFDFGRITLDERSVLYLFGAPGQERFWFLWDRLFSGTLGAVVLVDTRRLADSWYAIDRLEHHGTPFIVACNDFGGPLHTEQQIREALDLSDDVPLVECDARDRSSSKYVLITLVEHLHALAQGKVPAPSATRPGTAPEPAPQKTPEPSS, encoded by the coding sequence TTGGACTCCGTAACCTCTGACCGTTCCGCCCTGCAGGCGACGGCCGACAACGGACTGAAGATCGTCGTCGTCGGCGGCTTCGGGGTCGGCAAGACCACCATGGTCCGTTCCGTCAGCGAGATCCGTCCGCTGAACACGGAAGAGACCATGACCCGCGCGGGCGAGACCGTCGACCGTCTCGACGGAGTGCACGCGAAGTCGTCCACGACCGTCGCCTTCGACTTCGGCCGGATCACGCTCGACGAACGCTCGGTGCTGTACCTGTTCGGCGCCCCCGGTCAGGAACGCTTCTGGTTCCTGTGGGACCGTCTGTTCTCGGGCACGCTCGGCGCCGTCGTCCTCGTCGACACCCGCCGGCTCGCCGACTCCTGGTACGCGATCGACCGCCTGGAGCACCACGGCACGCCGTTCATCGTGGCGTGCAACGACTTCGGCGGCCCGCTCCACACCGAACAGCAGATACGTGAGGCGCTCGACCTCTCGGACGACGTACCCCTGGTGGAGTGCGACGCCCGGGACCGTTCGTCGAGCAAGTACGTACTGATCACGCTGGTCGAGCACCTCCATGCGCTCGCGCAGGGCAAGGTGCCCGCCCCGTCCGCCACCCGTCCGGGGACCGCGCCGGAACCCGCACCGCAGAAGACCCCGGAGCCCAGCTCGTGA
- a CDS encoding DUF742 domain-containing protein: MTRPRPGRDDGPDRLYTLTGGRSRSDSDAFDLVTLVVSECEPSPGMQSEHVTILRMCERPTAVVEIAAGLGLPVSIVRIMLSDLLDTGRISARHPRTARVADRFPDPDILEQVLVGLRNL, from the coding sequence ATGACCCGCCCCCGACCCGGCCGGGACGACGGTCCGGACCGGCTGTACACCCTCACCGGTGGCCGCAGCCGGTCCGATTCGGACGCGTTCGACCTGGTGACGCTGGTGGTCTCCGAATGCGAGCCGTCCCCCGGCATGCAGTCGGAGCACGTCACCATCCTGCGCATGTGCGAGCGCCCCACCGCGGTCGTGGAGATCGCGGCGGGCCTCGGCCTGCCGGTCAGCATCGTCCGGATCATGCTGTCCGATCTGCTGGACACCGGCCGGATCAGCGCCCGTCACCCCCGTACCGCCCGTGTCGCGGACCGGTTCCCCGACCCCGACATCCTGGAACAGGTGCTCGTTGGACTCCGTAACCTCTGA